DNA from Amycolatopsis sp. DSM 110486:
GTCCTGCTCGACGCGCACACCACCTTCGACCGGTTCACCGACCAGGGCCTGCACATCTACTGGGGCGCGTACGTCGGCACCCCGGACGAGATCCTGCTGTCGGGCCCCCTGGACTCCGCGTTGGCCGCGCGCCTCCGCTCGGTCCGTGCGGAGGCCCGCGAAAAACACGGCTGGATCATGGACACGTACCTGCTGCGCCGCCCGGTGGACCGCAGCGATGGGTGAGCTCCAGGACCGGATTCAACGTCGGCTCGACACTTTGGTCGATACCGGCGCGGAGACCGGTCTGCAGGTCGCCGTCTACGAGGGCGGCGCGCTCATCGTCGACGCGGTGGCGGGCACGGCCGAGCCGGGGCGACCGCTCACCTCCGGCACGCCGATCTTCAGCTTCTCCACCGCCAAGAACGTGGCGGCCACGCTCGCCCACCTGCTCGTCGCGCGGGGTTTCCTCGACTACGACAGCCCGGTCACGGACCTCTGGCCCGAGTTCGGCGCACACGGCAAGGCCACGGCGACGCTCCGGCACGTGCTGACCCACACGGTCGGACTGCCGGCCATGCCGCGCGAGATCACCCCGCGCGAGCTTCCCGACTGGTCCAGGGTGTGCGAGTCGCTGGCCGCCGCCGAGCCGCGCTGGCCGCCGGGGACCGCCACGGGCTACCACTCGTTCACCTTCGGCTACCTCGGCGGCGAGCTGGCCCGCCGTGCGACCGGACGGTCCATGTCCGAGTTGCTGCGCGAGTGGATCACAGTGCCGCTCGGGATCGAGGGGCAGCTCTACTTCGCCGCTCCGGAGGAGGTGCTGGCGGGTTTCGCGCGCCTCGAGCAGCAGGCTTCGCACTGGCCGGCCGCCCCGATCCTCGCCCCCTGGGAAAGCCGGCCGAGTGCCGATTTCGGAAACACCGACACGATCCTGCGCGCCGATATTCCGTCCGTGGGTACGGCCACCGCCCACGGCCTCGCCGCGATGTACAACGCCGTGCTGCAAGGCACGCTCGTGGATGCCGCGCGGTTGACGGAACTGTCCGCGCTCGCTTTCGAGGGCACGGACCAGGTTTTCGGCAACCCGGTGCGCATGGCCTTGGGCTTCCCGATCGGCCGCATCGGCGCCCCCGCCGAGGAGAACTCCGCGGCCTTCGGCTGGCCAGGCGGGGGCGGCAGCTACGCCTACGCCGACCCCGCTCGCGGAGTCGCCTTCGCCCTGACGAAAACCCGGCTCGTACCGAACTTCGACACCGCACTGTCGGTCACCGCGATCCTCGCCGACCATCTGTCCGGGACCGGTTGAGCTTCCGCACGAAGGGGAAAATGATGTCCACTCCTACGGCTGACAACTCGTGCGCGCCGCAGACCAGCCTCGGTCCGTTCTCCTCGCCGGGCGCCAGCCCGACTCCGTGGGAGGCGACGGAGTGGGCACTGCGTCACATCCAGAAATTCCACCTGTGCACGGTGCGCCGCGACGGCCGCCCCCACGTGACACCGCTGCTGGCGATCTGGGCGCTCGGCGCGATGTGGTTCACCACAGGCGACCGCGAGCAGAAAGCCAAGAACCTCAGCTCCAACCAGGCCTGCACACTGAGCACCGGAACCGGCACCCTGACCGGCATGGACTACATCATCGAAGGCATCGCGAGCCTGGTCACCGACCAGCCCACCAGGGAAACCGCGGCGACGGCGTTCGAACAGGCCTACGGCTGGCAACTCACCCGCGAGGACGGAACGTGGTACCAACTCGGCGACGCCATCAGGACCGGGAACGTTCAGCTCTACCGGGTCCAGCCCGACAAGGCTTTCGCCTTCGCGACCGGTAGCGAGTCGTCGCAGACTCGCTACCGCTGGAGCTGAGTCGTGGACCCGCCGGCGGCGGTCGAAAAGGTGCGGAAATAGAGTTAGGCCCCGGGAGAACCGTGAAGATTCTCGACCGGGGCCTAACCCTAATGTTAGTTCGGCGGCGTCCTACTCTCCCACAACCCTTCGATTGCAGTACCATCGGCGCTACCAGGCTTAGCTTCCGGGTTCGGAATGGGACCGGGCGTTTCCCTGGCGCTATAACCACCGAAACACTATGAAACACGCGTGGTGTTTCAGAACCGTAGAGTGGATGCGTAACATCTTTGTAGGCAAGTCCTCGGCCTATTAGTACCAGTCAACTCAACAACACATTACTGTGCTTCCATTTCTGGCCTATCAACCCAATCGTCTCTTGGGGGCCTTAACCCACATGGGGTGGGATACCTCATCTTGGAACAGGCTTCCCGCTTAGATGCCTTCAGCGGTTATCCCTTCCGAACGTGGCCAACCAGCCATGCCCCTGGCGGGACAACTGGCACACCAGAGGTTCGTCCGTCCCGGTCCTCTCGTACTAGGGACAGCCTTCCTCAAGTATCCTACGCGCGCGGCGGATAGGGACCGAACTGTCTCACGACGTTCTAAACCCAGCTCGCGTGCCGCTTTAATGGGCGAACAGCCCAACCCTTGGGACCTACTCCGGCCCCAGGATGCGACGAGCCGACATCGAGGTGCCAAACCATGCCGTCGATATGGACTCTTGGGCAAGATCAGCCTGTTATCCCCGGGGTACCTTTTATCCGTTGAGCGACACCCCTTCCACCAGGTGGTGCCGGATCACTAGTCCCGACTTTCGTCCCTGCTCGACATGTCTGTCTCACAGTCAAGCTCCCTTGTGCACTTGCACTCAACACCTGATTGCCAACCAGGCTGAGGGAACCTTTGGGCGCCTCCGTTACTCTTTAGGAGGCAACCGCCCCAGTTAAACTACCCATCAGGCACTGTCCCTGAACCAGATCATGGCCCGAGGTTCAGATTCCCAATTCGACCAGAGTGGTATTTCAACATTGACTCCACAGTAACTAGCGTCACCGCTTCACAGTCTCCCACCTATCCTACACAAGCCGAACCGAAAACCAATACCAAACTATAGTAAAGGTCCCGGGGTCTTTCCGTCCTGCCGCGCGTAACGAGCATCTTTACTCGTAGTGCAATTTCGCCGGGCCTGTGGTTGAGACAGCCGGAAAGTCGTTACGCCATTCGTGCAGGTCGGAACTTACCCGACAAGGAATTTCGCTACCTTAGGATGGTTATAGTTACCACCGCCGTTTACTGGCGCTTAAATTCTCAGCTTCACCCCCGAAGGGATTAACCGGTCCTCTTAACGTTCCAGCACCGGGCAGGCGTCAGTCCATATACATCGTCTTGCGACTTCGCATGGACCTGTGTTTTTAGTAAACAGTCGCTTTCCGCTGGTCTCTGCGGCCACCCACCCCTAGTCCGCGAAGGACTTCAAGGTGTTTGGCCCCCCTTCTCCCGAAGTTACGGGGGCATTTTGCCGAGTTCCTTAACCACAGTTCACCCGATCGCCTTGGTATTCTCTACCTGACCACCTGTGTTGGTTTGGGGTACGGGCCGTGCATGCACTCACTAGAGGCTTTTCTCGGCAGCATAGGATCACCCTCTTCGCCTCAAACGGCTACGCATCACGTCTCAGCCTCATGGAACACGGATTTGCCTATGTTCCGGCCTACACGCTTACACCAGGACAACCATCGCCTGGCGGAGCTACCTTCCTGCGTCACCCCATCGCTTGACTACTACAGAATCAGATCCCACGCTCCACAACACAGCTCCATCCGAAGACTTCACCATGCGCTTTGGGTGGTTAGTATCAACTGCCTCATCATGGGCGCACATGCTCGGGTACGGGAATATCAACCCGTTGTCCATCGACTACGCCTGTCGGCCTCGCCTTAGGTCCCGACTTACCCTGGGCGGATTAGCCTGGCCCAGGAACCCTTGGTCATCCGGCGGCAGAGTTTCTCACTCTGCATTCGCTACTCATGCCTGCATTCTCACTCCCACACCCTCCACCGCTAGCTTCCGCCACGGCTTCACTGGATGCAGGACGCTCCCCTACCCATCAACACGACTACACACAACCCCGAAAGGTTGAGCGGATCTAATGTGTCAATGACACAGCTTCGGCGGTGTGCTTAAGCCCCGCTACATTGTCGGCGCAGGACCACTTGACCAGTGAGCTATTACGCACTCTTTCAAGGGTGGCTGCTTCTAAGCCAACCTCCTGGTTGTCTGGGCAATCCCACATCCTTTCCCACTGAGCACACACTTAGGGGCCTTAGCTGGTGTTCTGGGCTGTTTCCCTCTCGACGACGAAGCTTATCCCCCGCCGTCTCACTGCCGCGCTCTCACTTATTGGTATTCGGAGTTTGGTTGATTTCGGTAACCCGGTAAGGCCCCTAGACCATCCAGTAGCTCTACCCCCAACAAGAAACACGCGACGCTGCACCTAAATGCATTTCGGGGAGAACCAGCTATCACGGAGTTTGATTGGCCTTTCACCCCTACCCACAGCTCATCCCCCAGGTTTTCAACCCTGGTGGGTTCGGGCCTCCACGACGTCTTACCGACGCTTCACCCTGGCCATGGGTAGATCACTCCGCTTCGGGTCTAGACCACGCGACTCAAACGCCCTATTCAGACTCGCTTTCGCTACGGCTACCCCACACGGGTTAACCTCGCCACGCAGCACTAACTCGCAGGCTCATTCTTCAAAAGGCACGCCATCACTCGAAAGCTCTGACGGCTTGTAGGCACACGGTTTCAGGTACTCTTTCACTCCCCTCCCGGGGTACTTTTCATCTTTCCCTCACGGTACTCGTCCGCTATCGGTCTTCAGGAAGTATTTAGGCTTACCGGGTGGTCCCGGCAGATTCACAGCAAATTCCACGAGCTCGCTGCTACTCGGGAACACCACCAAGAACAACAACATGCGTTTTCGCGTACGGGACTCTCACCCACTCCGGTCGCCCATCCCAAGGCGTTCCACTAACACATGCGCCATCCCGAAGAAATGTCAGTCTCTTCAAGGCGGGTCCCACAACACCGTCTACACAACCCCTGACAGGTATCACATGCAAACGGTTTAGCCTCTTCCGCTTTCGCTCGCCACTACTCACGGAATCACTTTTGTTTTCTCTTCCTACGGGTACTGAGATGTTTCACTTCCCCGCGTTCCCTCCACACCGGCTATATATTCACCGGCGGGTAACACCACATCACTGGTGCTGGGTTTCCCCATTCGGAAATCCTCGGATCACAGCTCGGTTGACAGCTCCCCGAGGCTTATCGCAGCCTCCTACGTCCTTCATCGGCTCCTGAAGCCAAGACATCCACCATGTGCCCTTAACAACTTGACCACAAAGATGCTCGCATCCACTCTACAGTTCTCAAACACCACACCAGAAACAACGTTCCCAGGGCAAATGCCCCAAGGCGTGTTGCCTCAGGACCCAACAGTGTGCATCGTGAACACCCGACAACCCGGACTCACTCCGACCCGTTCCACGCAGGAAACCTGCTGTACTAGACATCGAGTTCATCCACCGTCGCCGGCGATAACCAGTAGTTCCACAATTCCTTGAGCAAGCCCGGCAACACCACAGTCGGGTGTTAAACCGTGCCCACCCCACCAAGGTTGGTCCGGGTATCCCGGCCTGGTGGATGTGTTGTGCTCCTTAGAAAGGAGGTGATCCAGCCGCACCTTCCGGTACGGCTACCTTGTTACGACTTCGTCCCAATCGCCAGTCCCACCTTCGACCACTCCCTCCCTTACGGGTTGGGCCATGGGCTTCGGGTGTTACCGACTTTCATGACGTGACGGGCGGTGTGTACAAGGCCCGGGAACGTATTCACCGCAGCGTTGCTGATCTGCGATTACTAGCGACTCCGACTTCACGCAGTCGAGTTGCAGACTGCGATCCGAACTGAGACCGGCTTTAAGGGATTCGCTCCACCTCGCGGTATCGCAGCCCTCTGTACCAGCCATTGTAGCATGTGTGAAGCCCTGGACATAAGGGGCATGATGACTTGACGTCATCCCCACCTTCCTCCGAGTTGACCCCGGCAGTCTCCCACGAGTCCCCGCCATAACGCGCTGGCAACGTAGGATAAGGGTTGCGCTCGTTGCGGGACTTAACCCAACATCTCACGACACGAGCTGACGACAGCCATGCACCACCTGTACACCAACCACAAGGGAAGCCCCATCTCTGGGGATGTCTGGCGCATGTCAAGCCCAGGTAAGGTTCTTCGCGTTGCATCGAATTAATCCACATGCTCCGCCGCTTGTGCGGGCCCCCGTCAATTCCTTTGAGTTTTAGCCTTGCGGCCGTACTCCCCAGGCGGGGCGCTTAATGCGTTAGCTACGGCACGGACAACGTGGATGTCGCCCACACCTAGCGCCCAACGTTTACAGCGTGGACTACCAGGGTATCTAATCCTGTTCGCTCCCCACGCTTTCGCTCCTCAGCGTCAGTATCGGCCCAGAGACCCGCCTTCGCCACCGGTGTTCCTCCTGATATCTGCGCATTTCACCGCTACACCAGGAATTCCAGTCTCCCCTACCGAACTCAAGTCTGCCCGTATCGACCGCACGCTCCACGTTAAGCGTGGAGATTTCACGGCCGACGTGACAAACC
Protein-coding regions in this window:
- a CDS encoding serine hydrolase domain-containing protein codes for the protein MGELQDRIQRRLDTLVDTGAETGLQVAVYEGGALIVDAVAGTAEPGRPLTSGTPIFSFSTAKNVAATLAHLLVARGFLDYDSPVTDLWPEFGAHGKATATLRHVLTHTVGLPAMPREITPRELPDWSRVCESLAAAEPRWPPGTATGYHSFTFGYLGGELARRATGRSMSELLREWITVPLGIEGQLYFAAPEEVLAGFARLEQQASHWPAAPILAPWESRPSADFGNTDTILRADIPSVGTATAHGLAAMYNAVLQGTLVDAARLTELSALAFEGTDQVFGNPVRMALGFPIGRIGAPAEENSAAFGWPGGGGSYAYADPARGVAFALTKTRLVPNFDTALSVTAILADHLSGTG
- a CDS encoding pyridoxamine 5'-phosphate oxidase family protein — encoded protein: MSTPTADNSCAPQTSLGPFSSPGASPTPWEATEWALRHIQKFHLCTVRRDGRPHVTPLLAIWALGAMWFTTGDREQKAKNLSSNQACTLSTGTGTLTGMDYIIEGIASLVTDQPTRETAATAFEQAYGWQLTREDGTWYQLGDAIRTGNVQLYRVQPDKAFAFATGSESSQTRYRWS